In a genomic window of Festucalex cinctus isolate MCC-2025b chromosome 11, RoL_Fcin_1.0, whole genome shotgun sequence:
- the LOC144030919 gene encoding Golgi reassembly-stacking protein 2-like, whose protein sequence is MGVFTSVQIPKNIIAPGESVGYHVLKVKKNSPADRAGLEPFFDFILAICDTRLSQDNNTFDNLVKNNVGKATKLVLYSSKTQDVRETEIVPSNTWGGAGLLGITIRFSSFEKVRSNVWHVLEVQPDSPAAEAGLKPYTDYIIGADTRLYMSKSLFEILHIYEKKTLKLYVYNTDAVECREVSVNPKLRWGGRGSLGCGIGYGYLHRVPTKPSDNSEPSPPPDDEEAGLTAVVPTAPVCLSAGSEETDTSIDLISVTTDVPPPIQSVAVSASTQSSSEPLPTPFADAAVEQNNALTTTVVQIHSSPSKTSSSVINFDSVTITMPSGSSLYPVLAVEKK, encoded by the exons ATGGGGGTCTTCACAAGCGTGCAGATACCAAAAAACATAATAGCACCTGGAGAAAGTGTAGGCTACCACGTCCTCAAA gttAAGAAGAATTCTCCAGCTGACCGTGCAGGACTGGAGCCGTTTTTTGATTTCATCCTTGCAATTTGTGACACTCGACTA AGccaagacaacaacactttcgATAACCTGGTGAAGAATAACGTGGGCAAAGCCACCAAACTGGTGTTGTACAGTAGCAAGACGCAGGACGTGAGGGAGACGGAGATCGTACCCAGCAACACGTGGGGCGGCGCAGGGCTGCTGGGCATCACCATCCGATTCTCCAGCTTTGAAAAAGTTCGAAGCAATGTTTGGCACGTCTTG GAAGTGCAGCCAGACTCTCCTGCAGCCGAGGCAGGACTCAAACCTTACACCGACTACATCATAGGAGCTGACACTCGCCTGTACATG AGCAAAAGTCTGTTCGAGATCCTCCATATCTACGAAAAGAAGACGCTCAAGCTCTACGTCTACAACACGGACGCGGTCGAGTGCCGCGAGGTGAGCGTCAACCCAAAACTGCGCTGGGGCGGAAGGGGCAG TCTAGGCTGCGGGATCGGCTACGGTTACCTGCACAGGGTGCCCACCAAGCCTTCAGACAATAGCGAGCCTTCGCCACCACCTGATGACGAG GAGGCGGGTCTGACTGCTGTCGTTCCAACCGCTCCAGTGTGTCTCTCCGCTGGGTCAGAAGAGACAGACACATCTATTGACCTCATCAGTGTTACAACAG ATGTTCCACCTCCAATACAGTCGGTCGCAGTCTCCGCATCCACTCAGTCTTCATCGGAACCTCTCCCAACCCCCTTTGCAGATGCTGCCGTCGAACAGAATAACGCGTTGACCACTACTGTCGTCCAAATACATAGTTCGCCGAGCAAAACTTCATCATCAGTAATCAACTTTGACTCAGTAACTATCACTATGCCTTCAGGCTCATCTTTGTACCCGGTGCTTGCAGTGGAAAAAAAGTAA